A portion of the Corynebacterium occultum genome contains these proteins:
- the secA2 gene encoding accessory Sec system translocase SecA2, which yields MAAMDWFWKALGGKAGRNQKRSKAIVDQAREQQEQLSTLDDAALAQRARDLVEGGEVKDPATFLAALGVASTRTLGLTPFPVQSQAVLRLIEGDVIQMATGEGKTLVGAMAATGFGLMGKRVHSITVNDYLARRDAEWMRPLVEFFGLKVAAVHEELDEAQRREAYAADIIYAPVNEIGFDLLRDRQVTDRSLMVQQHADVALVDEADSVLVDEALVPLVLAGSQPGAAPAGQITDIVRHLREKEHYEMDDDRRNVFLTPKGADRVAGQLGITALYDEEHVGSTLVQVNLALHAKALLIRDVHYLVRDGKVQLIDASRGRVADLQRWPDGLQSAVEAKEGLDVTEGGKILDSITLQALMTRYPMVCGMTGTAVEATDQLRQFYDLGISVIERNRPLQRFDEADRIYATMKEKNRAIIEEIKAIHATGQPVLVGTQDVAESEALAEALEGIEVSVLNAKNDAEEARIIAEAGDLGRVTVSTQMAGRGTDIRLGGADEADHEAVVELGGLAVIGTARHRSSRLDNQLRGRAGRQGDPGLALFFVSLEDDVVVSGGSGEEITAHPDEQGLIQTGRVTEFINHCQRVTEGQLLEIHAQTWKYNKLLADQRVIIDERRDNLLDSERAWEQLAELAPGRAAELADLEHAAKVGAAREIMLFHLDQEWSEHLGLMDDVRESIHLRAIARETPIDEYHRIAVREFKELAQRAVDKSVDTFETVLIDAAGAHLGNLGLARPSATWTYMVSDNPLAGRGNSVISGIGNIFH from the coding sequence GTGGCTGCAATGGACTGGTTCTGGAAGGCACTGGGGGGAAAGGCGGGCCGCAACCAGAAGCGCAGCAAGGCGATCGTCGACCAGGCCCGGGAGCAACAGGAGCAGCTGAGCACGCTTGACGACGCCGCGTTGGCACAGCGCGCCCGGGACCTGGTCGAGGGTGGGGAGGTCAAGGATCCGGCCACCTTCCTGGCGGCGCTCGGTGTGGCCTCCACCCGCACCCTCGGCCTCACCCCCTTTCCAGTGCAGTCCCAGGCGGTGCTGCGTTTGATTGAGGGGGATGTGATCCAGATGGCCACCGGTGAGGGCAAGACCCTGGTGGGTGCCATGGCCGCCACCGGTTTTGGCCTGATGGGCAAGCGGGTGCACTCCATCACCGTCAATGACTACCTGGCACGTCGTGATGCCGAGTGGATGCGCCCCCTGGTGGAGTTCTTCGGGCTCAAGGTCGCTGCGGTACATGAAGAACTGGATGAGGCGCAACGCCGGGAGGCCTATGCCGCAGACATCATCTACGCCCCGGTCAATGAGATCGGTTTCGACCTGCTGCGGGATCGTCAGGTCACCGACCGTTCCCTGATGGTGCAGCAGCACGCCGATGTCGCCCTGGTCGATGAGGCGGACTCGGTTCTGGTGGATGAGGCCCTGGTGCCCCTGGTGCTGGCCGGTAGCCAACCGGGCGCGGCCCCCGCGGGGCAGATCACCGATATCGTACGCCACCTGCGGGAGAAGGAACACTATGAAATGGATGATGACCGCCGCAATGTCTTCCTCACCCCCAAGGGGGCGGATCGGGTTGCCGGGCAACTGGGCATCACCGCCCTCTATGACGAGGAGCATGTCGGCTCCACCCTGGTTCAGGTCAACCTGGCGCTGCACGCCAAGGCCCTGCTGATCCGGGATGTGCACTACCTGGTGCGCGACGGCAAGGTGCAGCTCATTGACGCCTCCCGCGGCCGGGTCGCGGACCTGCAGCGCTGGCCGGATGGTCTCCAGTCCGCGGTGGAGGCCAAGGAGGGCCTGGATGTCACCGAGGGTGGCAAGATCCTGGATTCCATCACCCTGCAGGCGCTGATGACCCGCTATCCGATGGTCTGCGGCATGACCGGCACCGCAGTGGAGGCCACCGATCAGCTGCGTCAATTCTATGACCTGGGGATTTCCGTGATTGAGCGGAACCGCCCCCTGCAGCGTTTCGATGAGGCGGACCGCATCTACGCCACCATGAAGGAGAAGAACCGGGCGATCATCGAGGAGATCAAGGCGATCCACGCCACCGGGCAGCCGGTGCTGGTGGGCACCCAGGATGTCGCCGAGTCCGAGGCGCTGGCCGAGGCATTGGAGGGGATCGAGGTCAGTGTCCTCAACGCCAAGAATGATGCGGAGGAGGCCCGGATCATCGCCGAGGCCGGTGACCTGGGTCGGGTGACGGTGTCCACCCAGATGGCCGGCCGCGGCACCGACATCCGCCTGGGGGGTGCCGATGAGGCGGATCACGAGGCCGTGGTGGAGCTTGGTGGTCTGGCGGTGATCGGCACCGCCCGGCACCGCAGTTCCCGGTTGGATAACCAGCTGCGTGGCCGTGCCGGCCGCCAGGGGGATCCCGGACTCGCGCTCTTCTTCGTCTCCCTGGAAGATGATGTGGTGGTCTCCGGTGGTTCCGGTGAGGAGATCACCGCGCACCCCGATGAGCAGGGACTGATCCAGACCGGGCGGGTCACCGAGTTCATCAACCACTGCCAGCGGGTCACCGAGGGGCAGCTGCTGGAGATCCACGCCCAGACCTGGAAATACAACAAGCTGTTGGCAGATCAGCGGGTGATCATAGATGAGCGCCGCGACAATCTGCTCGACAGTGAACGCGCCTGGGAGCAGCTGGCCGAACTGGCCCCGGGGCGCGCCGCCGAACTGGCAGACCTCGAGCATGCGGCGAAGGTGGGGGCGGCCAGGGAGATCATGCTCTTCCACCTGGACCAGGAATGGAGTGAGCATCTGGGACTGATGGATGATGTCCGTGAGTCCATTCACCTGCGCGCCATCGCCCGGGAAACCCCCATTGACGAGTATCACCGCATCGCGGTGCGCGAATTCAAGGAGTTGGCCCAGCGGGCCGTCGACAAGTCCGTGGACACCTTCGAGACGGTGCTTATCGACGCCGCCGGTGCCCACCTGGGCAACCTCGGCCTGGCACGTCCCTCGGCCACCTGGACCTATATGGTTTCCGATAACCCACTGGCCGGGCGTGGCAACTCGGTTATCTCCGGAATAGGTAATATTTTCCATTAA
- the odhI gene encoding oxoglutarate dehydrogenase inhibitor Odhl yields MSENTGTPEAQVETTSVFRADLLKDMESGATSTPAATGADNLPEGAALLVVKRGPNAGARFLLDQQATSAGRHPESDIFLDDVTVSRRHAEFRINDGEFEVVDVGSLNGTYVNREPRNSQVLQSGDEIQIGKFRLVFLTAK; encoded by the coding sequence ATGAGCGAGAACACCGGTACGCCTGAGGCCCAGGTGGAAACCACTTCCGTTTTCCGTGCCGACCTGCTTAAGGACATGGAGTCGGGAGCCACCAGTACTCCGGCAGCAACCGGAGCGGACAACCTTCCTGAGGGTGCCGCACTGCTCGTGGTCAAGCGTGGCCCGAACGCTGGCGCCCGATTCCTGCTCGACCAGCAGGCCACCAGCGCAGGACGCCACCCGGAGTCCGACATTTTCCTTGATGATGTCACCGTCTCCCGTCGTCATGCTGAATTCCGCATCAACGACGGCGAGTTCGAGGTTGTCGATGTCGGATCTCTCAACGGCACCTACGTCAACCGCGAGCCGCGGAACAGCCAGGTGCTGCAGAGTGGGGATGAGATCCAGATCGGTAAGTTCCGTCTGGTATTCCTCACCGCCAAGTAG
- the ftsR gene encoding transcriptional regulator FtsR, which produces MSIGVVLERLREEFPDVTVSKIRFLESEGLITPKRTASGYRRFTDADVERLRYILVTQRDNYLPLKVIREQLEAMDSGAVTSILSAGKTTPMISPENFRAPLITRLTDTDVAEQASCDLETITELVDANLIHPDGAGYFTADDVQVVGTALALKDFGFDIRHLRSLRNTASRQAGLIAQVAAPVAKSKGEGARQRAEELSQQMTALVVSLHASLVKTSLREELDS; this is translated from the coding sequence ATGTCGATCGGTGTTGTTCTGGAACGGTTGCGGGAGGAATTTCCCGATGTCACCGTCTCCAAGATCCGCTTCCTGGAATCGGAAGGTTTGATCACACCGAAGCGCACCGCTTCGGGTTATCGCCGTTTCACCGACGCAGACGTGGAACGACTGCGCTACATTCTGGTCACGCAGCGGGACAACTACCTTCCCCTGAAGGTCATCAGGGAACAACTTGAGGCGATGGACTCCGGTGCGGTCACCTCCATCCTCTCCGCAGGCAAGACCACCCCGATGATCTCCCCGGAGAACTTCCGGGCGCCCCTGATCACCCGGCTGACCGACACCGATGTCGCCGAGCAGGCCAGCTGTGACCTGGAGACCATCACCGAACTCGTCGATGCCAACCTCATCCATCCGGATGGGGCCGGCTACTTCACCGCCGATGATGTCCAGGTGGTGGGCACCGCCTTGGCCCTGAAGGACTTCGGTTTCGACATCCGGCACTTACGCTCCCTGCGCAACACCGCCTCCCGCCAGGCCGGGCTGATCGCCCAGGTCGCGGCACCGGTGGCCAAATCCAAGGGGGAGGGGGCCCGGCAGCGTGCCGAGGAACTCTCCCAGCAGATGACCGCCCTGGTCGTCTCCCTGCACGCCTCCCTGGTGAAGACCTCACTGCGGGAAGAACTGGACTCCTAG
- a CDS encoding bifunctional nuclease family protein: MTLITVEYHGVHSAGPEEFSCVLLRWAEQNRILPIWISQVAAAELEARDAGFSPRRPSTVELLSDTLTRLTPGVSAINITSAFEGTFIGSIIFTDGEELDARASDAIALSRLLELDIHVDEDVLTQNSFFASDEDLTQYFGVDFGGEFEDEKEVAEAISASGDAQADADFSQLMESLGFSESELFGHGEEPEEKKEEEADDGDDSQDKKA, from the coding sequence ATGACCCTGATCACCGTTGAGTACCACGGCGTACACAGTGCCGGGCCCGAGGAATTCTCCTGCGTTCTCCTGCGGTGGGCCGAGCAGAACCGGATCCTGCCGATCTGGATCAGCCAGGTCGCCGCGGCCGAGTTGGAGGCCCGTGACGCCGGCTTCTCCCCACGCCGCCCCAGCACCGTGGAACTGCTCTCCGATACCCTGACCCGGTTGACCCCTGGGGTGAGCGCCATCAACATCACCTCCGCCTTTGAGGGCACCTTCATCGGCTCCATCATCTTCACTGACGGGGAGGAACTGGATGCCCGGGCTTCCGATGCCATCGCCCTTTCCCGACTGCTGGAGCTTGATATTCACGTGGATGAGGATGTTCTGACCCAAAATTCTTTTTTTGCCTCCGATGAGGATCTCACCCAGTACTTCGGCGTGGATTTCGGGGGCGAATTCGAGGATGAAAAGGAAGTGGCGGAAGCTATTTCCGCTTCCGGTGATGCCCAGGCGGACGCCGACTTTTCGCAGCTCATGGAATCTTTGGGCTTTTCCGAGTCGGAACTTTTCGGACATGGAGAGGAACCTGAGGAGAAGAAAGAGGAAGAAGCAGACGATGGGGATGACAGTCAGGATAAAAAGGCCTAA
- a CDS encoding MerR family transcriptional regulator, which yields MSDYRSGTQESLFDLSPDDEVGYRVPIACQVAGITYRQLDYWARTKLVVPSIRGARGSGSQRLYSFRDILVLKIVKRLLDTGISLQNIRLAVDKLRDHGVNDLAEITLVSDGTTVYECRSNEEVIDLLGGGQGVFGIAVPGIVKELTGTISNFPSERIDRDNMVIGMDELAERRRRKSS from the coding sequence GTGAGCGATTACCGCAGTGGGACCCAGGAATCACTCTTCGACCTGAGTCCCGATGACGAGGTCGGCTATCGTGTGCCGATCGCCTGCCAGGTGGCAGGGATAACCTACCGACAGCTCGACTATTGGGCACGCACCAAGCTTGTGGTGCCCTCGATCCGTGGTGCCCGTGGCTCCGGATCCCAGCGTCTCTACTCTTTCCGTGACATTCTCGTGCTGAAGATCGTCAAGCGTCTGCTGGACACCGGCATTTCCCTGCAGAACATCCGCTTGGCCGTGGATAAGCTCCGCGACCACGGTGTCAATGATCTGGCAGAGATCACCCTGGTCTCTGATGGCACCACCGTTTATGAGTGCCGCTCCAATGAGGAGGTCATTGATCTGCTCGGCGGTGGCCAGGGAGTCTTCGGTATCGCGGTTCCGGGTATCGTCAAGGAACTGACCGGTACCATCTCGAACTTCCCCTCGGAGCGCATCGACCGCGACAACATGGTCATCGGCATGGACGAGCTTGCGGAAAGACGCCGCCGCAAAAGCTCCTGA
- a CDS encoding class I SAM-dependent methyltransferase: MVHASKGEKSGLMENHGENNSTYHRWVISVAKQKPQARVLEVGCGEGFLVQQLASAVAEISGLEPNPDTFSSARDRVIDLPNAHVLPLAFADLQPDPGAFDLIIFMDSIHHMNLAPALAKARIMLRPGGDLLIVGVSANLTFRDRIISGLQFLLPRIGPPPTEAAESLQQIRDIAREIMPGVWVRRVRHHRYLLRWTKPAP; the protein is encoded by the coding sequence ATGGTGCACGCATCCAAGGGGGAAAAATCCGGCCTGATGGAAAACCATGGGGAAAACAACAGCACCTATCACCGCTGGGTCATCTCGGTGGCCAAGCAAAAACCTCAGGCCAGGGTGCTTGAGGTCGGTTGCGGTGAGGGCTTCCTGGTGCAGCAGCTCGCCTCGGCGGTGGCTGAAATCAGTGGTCTCGAACCGAACCCGGACACTTTCTCATCCGCCCGGGATCGAGTCATCGATCTCCCGAACGCCCATGTCCTCCCCCTGGCCTTCGCTGATTTGCAGCCGGACCCCGGTGCATTTGACCTGATCATATTCATGGACAGCATCCATCACATGAACCTTGCCCCAGCCCTGGCCAAGGCAAGAATAATGCTACGTCCCGGTGGAGATCTGCTCATCGTCGGGGTGTCCGCCAACCTCACCTTTAGAGACCGGATCATTTCCGGGCTCCAATTCCTCCTGCCCAGGATCGGGCCTCCCCCCACCGAAGCCGCAGAGTCGCTGCAGCAAATCCGGGATATTGCCCGGGAGATCATGCCGGGTGTGTGGGTGCGGCGGGTACGCCACCACCGTTATCTGCTGCGTTGGACCAAACCGGCACCATGA
- a CDS encoding vWA domain-containing protein has protein sequence MPVGRHSDGKSNFALSKGAITTLVVVIALIAALTWWLWPSGDTPGQNTAEGECTEGDVTLPVAEEEPGLADALLKEFRATNPVIRDHCVTPEVTSDLSTAAFYISASDPTAALEEAGRSASAESDTIQVPLGLAVAADTPGEGTPAAEQVAYPVASHEDAAVVAATALSPSPADAAALLQRDKELTLEQALADGAPLIAVPADDTPEGYEYRELDVAREYQVTGIATTDGVSEEQVHAADALVRFAAEQNPDTGSMAINREQVLAVREAFTTTPETTEETPEPEEEAMEPVAGTPVDTLFLLDTSAQMNSDFGDRSRFEAGAATIADIAPRLGATGRASSLWNYSSPINPGVTKGYRTNLGFGRGTTVANSVQLLGTAGVPQTRDALAAALQVAGDRARETNAPAKVMLFTSGTADDMSDEQFQSLLDSLPGNVELAAFHLGPGEIDPVLNATPVNSYQELLDLANQSLGL, from the coding sequence ATGCCCGTGGGTCGCCACTCCGATGGCAAATCTAATTTTGCCCTCTCCAAGGGCGCGATCACCACACTTGTGGTGGTCATTGCGCTCATCGCTGCGCTGACCTGGTGGCTCTGGCCCAGCGGAGACACACCCGGCCAGAACACCGCGGAAGGTGAATGTACAGAGGGCGATGTGACGCTGCCCGTCGCAGAGGAGGAACCCGGGCTTGCCGACGCCCTCCTCAAGGAGTTCCGTGCCACCAACCCCGTGATCCGCGACCATTGCGTCACGCCTGAGGTCACCTCTGATCTGAGCACCGCCGCCTTCTACATCTCCGCCTCTGATCCGACGGCCGCCCTCGAAGAGGCAGGCCGTAGTGCCTCCGCTGAATCCGACACCATCCAGGTGCCGCTCGGCCTGGCCGTCGCCGCCGACACCCCGGGTGAAGGGACCCCGGCTGCTGAGCAGGTCGCCTACCCGGTGGCCAGCCATGAGGATGCTGCCGTGGTGGCAGCCACCGCACTGTCCCCCAGCCCGGCAGATGCCGCCGCACTCCTGCAGCGCGACAAGGAACTCACCTTGGAGCAGGCACTGGCCGATGGGGCCCCACTGATCGCGGTACCCGCCGATGACACCCCCGAGGGTTATGAGTACCGTGAGCTTGATGTGGCCCGGGAATACCAGGTCACCGGGATCGCCACCACCGACGGGGTTTCCGAGGAACAGGTCCACGCCGCCGATGCGCTGGTCCGCTTCGCCGCCGAGCAGAATCCGGACACCGGGTCCATGGCGATCAACCGGGAACAGGTCCTGGCGGTGCGTGAAGCCTTCACCACCACCCCGGAAACCACCGAGGAAACCCCCGAGCCAGAGGAAGAGGCGATGGAACCGGTAGCCGGAACCCCGGTGGACACCCTCTTCCTGCTGGACACCTCCGCCCAGATGAACTCTGATTTCGGGGATCGCAGCCGCTTCGAGGCAGGGGCCGCCACCATCGCCGATATCGCACCCCGCCTGGGTGCCACCGGACGGGCCTCCTCGCTGTGGAACTACTCCTCCCCCATCAACCCCGGTGTGACTAAGGGGTACCGCACCAACTTGGGCTTCGGTCGCGGCACCACTGTGGCGAACTCGGTGCAGCTGCTGGGGACCGCCGGTGTGCCCCAGACCCGTGACGCCCTGGCCGCCGCCCTCCAGGTGGCTGGGGACCGCGCCAGGGAAACCAACGCTCCGGCCAAAGTCATGCTGTTCACCTCCGGCACCGCCGATGACATGAGTGATGAGCAGTTCCAGTCCCTATTGGACAGCCTGCCGGGCAATGTTGAACTGGCGGCCTTCCATCTCGGCCCCGGTGAGATCGATCCAGTGCTCAATGCCACCCCGGTCAACTCCTATCAGGAGCTGCTGGATCTGGCGAACCAGTCACTGGGACTCTGA
- a CDS encoding 3-methyladenine DNA glycosylase, translated as MNILSQDTWQHLQEEHRERCDRLVNDHLDRRFRGKKHPVFDFLFEYYPVRPAHLRRWHPGAGVWLAGEPEHSGWRDYHRREGLIGLDLVGFLERRGSAVDYIRDLLERTHTNPAHFDCFGLHEWAMVYRSDSHRHDLPLRLGAAGTDAVVEKHRIRCTHYDAYRFFTEPARPLNLKVLQREDQPENDQAGCVHATMDLYKWAAKLGPLVPGELFLDTFELARDARILDMEASPYDVRGHGFGVVAIETAAGKSEYVERQRKLSQRAQPIRIRLASLISAAQSTRLLG; from the coding sequence ATGAACATTCTTTCCCAAGACACCTGGCAGCACCTGCAGGAAGAGCACCGGGAGCGCTGCGACCGGCTGGTCAATGATCACCTGGACCGCCGCTTCCGCGGGAAAAAGCACCCCGTCTTCGATTTCCTCTTCGAGTACTATCCGGTCCGTCCTGCCCACCTGCGACGCTGGCATCCCGGTGCCGGGGTCTGGTTGGCAGGCGAGCCGGAGCACTCCGGGTGGCGGGACTACCACCGCCGGGAGGGTCTGATCGGGTTGGATCTTGTCGGATTCCTGGAACGACGGGGCTCAGCGGTGGACTATATTCGGGACCTGCTGGAGCGCACCCACACCAACCCAGCCCACTTCGACTGCTTCGGGTTGCATGAGTGGGCGATGGTCTACCGGAGCGACTCCCACCGCCATGACCTGCCACTGCGCCTGGGCGCGGCGGGCACGGACGCGGTCGTCGAGAAGCACCGCATCAGATGCACCCATTATGATGCCTACCGATTCTTCACCGAACCCGCCCGACCCCTGAACCTGAAGGTGCTGCAGCGGGAGGATCAGCCGGAGAATGATCAGGCCGGCTGCGTGCACGCCACCATGGACCTGTACAAATGGGCTGCGAAACTGGGCCCCCTGGTGCCCGGCGAGCTTTTCCTCGATACCTTTGAACTGGCCCGGGATGCCCGGATCCTGGACATGGAAGCCTCCCCCTATGATGTGCGCGGCCATGGTTTCGGGGTGGTGGCAATTGAAACCGCCGCCGGTAAATCTGAGTATGTCGAGCGGCAGCGGAAGCTGTCTCAGCGTGCCCAACCTATCCGGATACGGCTTGCCTCTCTCATAAGTGCCGCCCAAAGCACTAGACTTCTGGGGTAG
- a CDS encoding hemolysin family protein, whose product MIVGLLGLNAFFVAAEFALISSRRDRISSLIDQGKPGAHKVLYATEHLSIMLAGCQFGITICSLILGKVAEPAVAHFIEVPFISLGVPENLIHPISFIIALSLITFLHILFGEMVPKNIAIAGPETLAMWLTPLLIAWVKLTRPLIEFMNWIARISLRLFGVEQKDELDSTVDQAQLATMIAESRSEGLLDAEESTRLHKALYSENRNLQEVLIPLEQVRTLDFGRSGPSMGDLEKAVTETGFSRFPVTGKDQSFLGYIHVKDVLDRLDSAPAEEIIPRDEIRPLIIVDGAGNLDEALHVMRARSAHMAQVRDKGELLGVITLEDLIEEYVGTVSDWTHEDTF is encoded by the coding sequence ATGATCGTCGGACTGCTGGGGCTCAACGCCTTCTTCGTGGCCGCCGAATTCGCCCTGATCTCCTCCCGCCGGGACCGCATCTCCTCCCTGATCGACCAGGGAAAACCCGGCGCCCACAAGGTTCTCTACGCCACCGAACACCTGTCGATCATGCTGGCCGGCTGTCAGTTCGGCATCACCATCTGCTCCCTGATCCTGGGTAAGGTCGCGGAACCTGCGGTGGCACACTTCATCGAGGTGCCCTTCATCAGCCTGGGGGTGCCGGAGAACCTGATCCACCCCATCTCCTTCATCATCGCCCTGTCCTTGATCACCTTCCTGCACATCCTCTTCGGTGAGATGGTTCCCAAGAACATCGCGATCGCCGGCCCAGAGACCCTGGCCATGTGGTTGACCCCGCTCCTGATCGCCTGGGTCAAGCTCACCCGCCCCCTGATCGAGTTCATGAACTGGATCGCACGCATCAGCCTCCGGCTCTTCGGTGTGGAGCAGAAGGATGAACTGGATTCCACCGTCGACCAGGCTCAGCTGGCCACCATGATCGCCGAATCCCGCTCCGAGGGTCTGCTGGACGCTGAAGAATCCACCCGACTACACAAGGCGCTCTACTCCGAGAACCGCAACCTCCAGGAGGTGCTGATCCCCCTGGAGCAGGTCCGCACCCTCGATTTCGGACGCAGTGGCCCCTCCATGGGGGATCTGGAGAAGGCAGTGACCGAAACCGGTTTCTCCCGCTTCCCGGTCACCGGCAAGGACCAGTCCTTCCTCGGCTATATCCACGTCAAGGATGTCCTCGACCGCCTCGACAGTGCCCCGGCTGAGGAGATCATCCCCCGGGATGAGATCCGCCCCCTGATCATCGTCGACGGGGCCGGAAACCTCGATGAGGCACTGCATGTGATGCGTGCCCGTTCCGCCCACATGGCCCAGGTCCGCGACAAGGGCGAACTGCTCGGCGTGATCACCCTGGAAGACCTCATTGAGGAATATGTGGGCACCGTCTCTGATTGGACCCACGAAGACACCTTCTGA
- a CDS encoding hemolysin family protein, translating to MDILISILSLLAFVALTASTGLFVAIEFALTGMERSTVENHLKEKGDRSARAVQRDYKNLSFVLSGAQLGITVTTLATGFLAEPILAQYFTPLLKLIGLSESSTSAVALVLALIVATFLSMVFGELVPKNLAITKPMETARVVVHPVHWFNIAFKWFIKSMNVSANFLVRKLGIEPADELASARSAQELGALVRNSAESGGLDATTAQVLDRSLRFGDSIAEEFMTPRSTIASLDRGDTVQDLIELAQETGHSKFPVVKGDLDDTIGMVHIKDAFSVPREQRRTTTVSSLARRVTTVPASLDGDAVLNAVRTSGAQMVLVADEYGGTSGLVTIEDVVEEILGDVYDEHDDAEAERDFQKFGISWEVSGLVRIDELSHKVGYAAPDGPYETLGGLIMASLGAIPSVGTQVLLPVTDTPRRDEFESGLSGRWLARVTVMEERRVDRAILTPISHEEAEAL from the coding sequence ATGGACATACTCATAAGCATCCTCTCACTGCTGGCCTTCGTGGCGCTCACGGCAAGCACCGGCCTCTTCGTGGCGATTGAATTCGCCCTGACCGGTATGGAACGCTCCACCGTGGAGAACCACCTCAAGGAAAAGGGCGATAGGAGCGCCCGCGCAGTGCAGAGGGACTATAAGAACCTCTCCTTCGTGTTGTCGGGTGCCCAACTGGGCATCACGGTAACCACCCTGGCCACCGGCTTCCTCGCCGAGCCCATCCTGGCCCAGTACTTCACCCCGCTCCTGAAGCTGATCGGACTCTCCGAATCCAGCACCAGCGCAGTCGCCCTGGTCCTGGCCCTGATCGTGGCGACCTTCCTGTCCATGGTCTTCGGTGAGCTGGTGCCCAAGAACCTGGCGATCACCAAGCCCATGGAAACCGCCCGCGTGGTGGTGCACCCCGTGCACTGGTTCAACATCGCCTTCAAGTGGTTCATCAAATCGATGAATGTCTCCGCCAACTTCCTGGTGCGCAAGCTGGGCATTGAACCCGCCGATGAACTCGCTTCGGCCCGTTCCGCCCAGGAACTGGGCGCCCTGGTCCGAAACTCCGCCGAAAGCGGTGGACTGGACGCCACCACCGCCCAGGTGCTGGACCGTTCTCTGCGCTTCGGTGACTCCATCGCGGAGGAGTTCATGACCCCCCGATCCACCATCGCCTCCCTCGACAGAGGTGACACCGTCCAGGATCTGATCGAGCTGGCACAGGAAACCGGACACTCCAAGTTCCCGGTGGTCAAGGGAGATCTTGATGACACCATCGGCATGGTCCACATCAAGGACGCCTTCTCCGTCCCCCGCGAACAGCGCCGGACCACCACCGTGAGTTCCCTCGCACGTCGCGTGACGACGGTCCCCGCCAGCCTGGACGGCGATGCGGTACTCAACGCGGTCCGCACCTCCGGCGCCCAGATGGTGCTCGTCGCCGATGAGTACGGCGGCACCTCCGGACTGGTCACCATCGAAGATGTCGTCGAGGAGATCCTCGGTGACGTCTATGACGAACATGATGATGCCGAAGCCGAACGCGACTTCCAGAAATTCGGCATCAGCTGGGAGGTATCCGGACTGGTGCGCATCGACGAGCTGTCCCACAAGGTCGGTTACGCCGCCCCGGACGGCCCCTATGAAACCCTCGGTGGTCTGATCATGGCAAGCCTGGGGGCCATCCCCAGCGTCGGCACCCAGGTGCTGTTGCCTGTCACGGACACCCCCAGGCGCGATGAATTCGAATCCGGCCTGAGCGGCCGTTGGCTGGCCCGGGTCACCGTCATGGAGGAGCGTCGCGTGGACCGCGCGATCCTCACCCCCATCAGCCATGAGGAAGCGGAGGCACTCTAA